One window of the candidate division WOR-3 bacterium genome contains the following:
- the hypF gene encoding carbamoyltransferase HypF — translation MSIIKKRLVKTAHIEIKGQVQGIGFRPYVYQLASALNIKGTIANTRAGVVIVAQGDNLQLFIHQLRTHPPPLSIITAFKTVYIKAPPFANFSIIKSTAEPSSQSVDVLPDLSICAECRQELFNPRDRRFLYPFINCTKCGPRYTIIEQIPYDRERTTMRLFNMCPECQKEYLDPLNRRFHAEPIACPVCGPQLYLVDNKGRHLPGNPLSEAANALIKGKILAIKGLGGFHLACDATNETAVKSLRLRKERSNKPLAIMVEDIKTAKLICKLPPGAAKILGSSACPIVLLPKKKKPLLEIAPLVAPNNPDLGVMLAYTPLHLLLFHTLRQLTKKPAVLVMTSANRSDEPIVSEEKELINNLRGVFDLALTHNRPIANRCDDAVVAMESSKPILVRRARGYAPQPLQLGRMFHVKQPTLALGGDGRNMFAVAAGERVFFSPHIGELDSARSEQFLLETLERLITWTGIIPKRVVCDLHPDYHSTRLAFKLAERFGANVCQIQHHFAHLLAVMAEHNLSAPVLGVGCDGTGYGLDGAIWGCEFILIRKDLSWRRLGHLGYLRHNAGAGMVADPVKVALAYLSQCGLKERQINGLGLKGHPLPDNLPVLTSSLGRLFDAVAAITGICIRATFEGEAAIALENAALNARKSALRQNRLSNALISSPRGLIIDPKPILLRVFEMTLSGKNPNSIALWFHQALTFLLARAALELTKETGVKVVCLSGGSFQNRFLRRGLKRLLSKRNLLVYHNEKVPLNDGGIALGQVVVPD, via the coding sequence CTGAGTATCATAAAGAAAAGGCTTGTCAAAACCGCCCACATTGAGATAAAGGGGCAGGTTCAGGGTATTGGTTTCCGACCTTATGTTTATCAACTTGCCTCTGCCTTAAACATCAAAGGCACAATCGCCAATACCAGGGCAGGGGTGGTGATTGTTGCCCAAGGCGATAATTTACAATTATTTATCCACCAACTTCGAACCCACCCCCCTCCTTTATCAATTATTACCGCCTTTAAAACTGTTTATATAAAAGCCCCTCCCTTTGCCAACTTTTCAATTATCAAAAGCACCGCTGAACCCAGTTCCCAAAGCGTTGATGTCCTGCCAGACCTCTCCATCTGCGCTGAATGCCGCCAAGAGCTTTTTAATCCTCGGGACCGGCGCTTTCTTTATCCATTTATCAACTGCACCAAATGCGGCCCCCGCTACACCATTATCGAGCAAATCCCCTACGACCGCGAAAGAACCACAATGCGTCTTTTCAATATGTGCCCCGAGTGCCAAAAAGAGTATCTTGACCCGCTTAACCGGCGCTTCCACGCCGAACCGATTGCCTGCCCTGTTTGTGGACCGCAACTTTACCTGGTAGATAATAAGGGAAGGCATCTACCCGGTAACCCCCTGAGTGAGGCGGCAAATGCGCTCATAAAAGGTAAGATATTAGCAATCAAAGGGTTGGGAGGCTTTCATCTTGCCTGCGATGCCACGAACGAAACCGCTGTGAAAAGCCTCCGCTTAAGAAAGGAGCGCTCAAACAAACCGCTGGCGATAATGGTAGAAGATATTAAAACTGCTAAACTTATCTGCAAACTACCACCGGGTGCTGCTAAAATCCTTGGCTCCTCCGCCTGTCCAATTGTCCTTTTGCCCAAAAAGAAAAAACCTTTACTTGAAATCGCCCCTCTTGTTGCGCCTAACAACCCTGATTTGGGGGTGATGCTTGCCTATACCCCGCTCCACCTTCTCCTTTTTCACACCCTGCGCCAGTTAACCAAAAAGCCCGCGGTTTTGGTGATGACCAGTGCCAATCGTAGCGATGAACCTATTGTTAGTGAGGAGAAGGAACTTATAAATAACCTCAGAGGGGTTTTTGACCTTGCACTAACCCATAATCGTCCCATCGCCAACCGCTGCGACGATGCGGTTGTCGCTATGGAAAGTAGTAAGCCGATTTTGGTGCGCAGGGCAAGGGGTTATGCCCCCCAGCCTTTACAATTGGGCAGGATGTTTCACGTGAAACAACCCACCTTGGCGCTGGGTGGGGATGGCCGGAATATGTTTGCAGTTGCTGCAGGCGAAAGGGTTTTTTTCAGCCCCCATATTGGTGAACTTGATTCTGCCCGGTCCGAACAATTTCTCCTTGAAACCTTAGAGAGGCTAATTACCTGGACAGGTATAATACCAAAAAGGGTTGTCTGTGACCTCCATCCCGACTACCATTCAACCCGCCTCGCTTTTAAACTGGCAGAACGGTTTGGTGCTAATGTCTGCCAAATCCAGCATCACTTTGCTCATCTCCTTGCGGTAATGGCGGAACACAACCTATCTGCTCCTGTCCTTGGGGTTGGCTGTGATGGCACCGGCTATGGGCTTGATGGGGCAATCTGGGGGTGTGAGTTTATCCTGATAAGAAAGGACCTTTCGTGGAGGAGGCTGGGTCATCTTGGCTATCTAAGGCATAATGCCGGCGCAGGTATGGTTGCCGACCCGGTAAAGGTGGCGCTTGCCTATCTGTCTCAGTGCGGGTTAAAGGAAAGGCAAATTAATGGGCTGGGTTTAAAAGGTCACCCACTTCCAGACAACCTCCCGGTCCTAACCTCCAGTTTGGGCAGACTTTTTGATGCTGTCGCCGCAATAACCGGAATCTGCATAAGGGCAACATTTGAGGGTGAGGCAGCGATTGCCCTTGAAAATGCCGCGCTAAACGCCCGCAAATCTGCCTTGCGCCAAAACCGTCTATCCAACGCCCTCATCTCATCACCAAGGGGTCTAATCATTGACCCCAAGCCTATTTTGCTTCGGGTGTTTGAGATGACCCTCTCGGGGAAAAACCCAAACTCCATTGCACTCTGGTTCCATCAGGCGCTAACCTTCCTCCTTGCTCGTGCCGCTTTGGAGCTAACTAAGGAAACCGGGGTTAAGGTT